One stretch of Bifidobacteriaceae bacterium DNA includes these proteins:
- a CDS encoding helix-turn-helix domain-containing protein, translating into MDSKPAFLTVSEVAETLRVSDMTIYRLIAAGELRALKVGRSYRIPAEALAEWLRDEARWEAGPTAQRA; encoded by the coding sequence ATGGATTCGAAGCCGGCGTTCTTGACCGTGTCTGAGGTCGCGGAGACCCTTCGCGTGTCGGACATGACCATCTACCGCCTGATCGCGGCCGGCGAACTCCGCGCGCTCAAAGTGGGGCGGTCCTACCGCATCCCCGCCGAGGCGCTGGCCGAGTGGCTCCGGGACGAGGCGCGCTGGGAGGCGGGGCCGACGGCCCAACGGGCCTGA
- a CDS encoding AURKAIP1/COX24 domain-containing protein, translating to MGSVIKKRRKRMAKKKHRKLLRKTRHQRRNKK from the coding sequence ATGGGGTCGGTAATTAAGAAGCGCCGCAAGCGGATGGCGAAGAAGAAGCACCGCAAGTTGCTGCGCAAGACCCGGCATCAGCGGCGCAACAAGAAGTAG